In Rhizobiales bacterium NRL2, a genomic segment contains:
- a CDS encoding amidase (catalyzes the hydrolysis of a monocarboxylic acid amid to form a monocarboxylate and ammonia) codes for MTVKRPTLSQMRAIVEDFGMHMPDERIREFMDLMEGNMQAYDLIDSLPDYLPPVDYPRTAGYRPGPDENPMNAWYVKTEIKGAPRGPLAGRTVALKDNVCLAGVPMMNGASTLKGYVPDVDATIVTRLLDAGATIVGKAHCEYFCLSGGSHTNATGPVHNPHKRGFSAGGSSSGSGALVGAGEVDMAIGGDQGGSIRMPASFCGCYGMKPTHGLVPYSGVMPIENTIDHTGPMTRSVHDNALMLEVIAGADGLDPRQYAPKTDNYTAAVNRGVGGLRIGMVKEGFGREESERDVDDANRAAAERFREMGATVDEVSIPMHNMGTAIWTPIALEGLTNQMMKGNGMGTGWEGLYVTSLLDFHSNWRSRADELSDSLKISMMVGEYFQRHYRGHFYAKAQNLARKLREAYDQMLGAYDLLLMPTTPMKAQPIPAPDAPLSEYLQRAFEMLNNTAPFDTTGHPAMAVPCGMGDGLPISLMLVGKHYAESTIYQAAGAFERAGDWRKM; via the coding sequence ATGACCGTGAAGCGACCCACCCTCTCCCAGATGCGCGCCATCGTGGAGGACTTCGGCATGCACATGCCGGACGAACGCATCCGCGAGTTCATGGATCTGATGGAAGGCAACATGCAGGCCTATGATCTGATCGATTCCCTGCCTGACTACCTGCCGCCTGTCGACTATCCGCGGACCGCCGGGTACCGCCCCGGCCCGGACGAGAATCCGATGAACGCCTGGTACGTGAAAACGGAGATCAAGGGCGCGCCGCGCGGGCCGCTGGCCGGCAGGACGGTCGCGCTGAAGGACAATGTCTGCCTGGCCGGCGTGCCGATGATGAACGGCGCCTCGACGCTGAAGGGCTACGTCCCCGATGTCGACGCCACCATCGTGACGCGGCTGCTGGATGCCGGCGCGACCATCGTGGGCAAGGCGCATTGCGAGTATTTCTGCCTCTCGGGCGGCAGCCACACCAACGCCACCGGGCCCGTGCACAACCCCCACAAGCGCGGCTTCTCGGCGGGCGGCTCCTCGTCCGGCTCCGGCGCGCTGGTCGGCGCGGGGGAGGTCGACATGGCGATCGGCGGCGACCAGGGCGGCTCCATCCGCATGCCGGCCAGCTTCTGCGGCTGCTACGGCATGAAGCCGACGCACGGGCTGGTGCCCTATTCCGGGGTCATGCCGATCGAGAACACGATCGACCATACCGGCCCGATGACCCGGAGCGTCCACGACAACGCCCTGATGCTGGAAGTCATCGCCGGCGCGGACGGTCTTGACCCGCGCCAGTACGCACCGAAGACGGACAACTACACGGCGGCCGTGAACCGTGGCGTCGGCGGCCTGCGCATCGGCATGGTCAAGGAGGGCTTCGGCCGCGAGGAATCCGAACGCGACGTCGACGACGCCAACCGCGCGGCGGCCGAGCGTTTCCGCGAGATGGGCGCGACGGTCGACGAGGTCTCGATCCCGATGCACAACATGGGCACCGCGATCTGGACGCCGATCGCGCTGGAGGGCCTGACCAACCAGATGATGAAGGGCAACGGCATGGGCACGGGCTGGGAGGGCCTCTATGTCACCAGCCTGCTCGACTTCCATTCCAACTGGCGCTCGCGCGCCGACGAGCTCTCCGACAGCCTGAAGATATCCATGATGGTCGGCGAGTACTTCCAGCGCCACTACCGGGGTCACTTCTACGCCAAGGCGCAGAACCTGGCGCGCAAGCTGCGCGAGGCCTACGACCAGATGCTCGGGGCCTACGATCTGCTGCTGATGCCGACCACGCCGATGAAGGCGCAGCCGATCCCGGCGCCCGACGCGCCGCTGTCCGAGTATCTGCAGCGCGCCTTCGAGATGCTGAACAACACCGCGCCCTTCGACACCACCGGCCATCCGGCCATGGCCGTGCCCTGCGGCATGGGCGACGGGCTGCCGATCTCCCTGATGCTGGTCGGCAAGCACTACGCCGAAAGCACCATCTACCAGGCCGCCGGCGCCTTCGAGAGGGCGGGCGACTGGCGCAAGATGTAG
- a CDS encoding AMP-binding protein, with translation MTAPPGGRSHVKGASVPPLRRETVPGFLARAVRKWPDRPAAVFAAEGVRWTWAEFAARVDRCAAGLLSLGLYRGDRVGIWSPNRSEWLLAQFATARIGLILVNINPAYRRAELEYALNKVGCAALITAERFKSSDYVGMLNDLAPELADAAPGRLRAERLPKLRTVIHLGAEKRPGMYAWADVMARGRTAYRSRLDGLCGRLKAEDAINIQFTSGTTGAPKGATLTHRNIVNNGCFVGRAMNLSEQDRLCIPVPLYHCFGMVLGNLACVAHGACMVFPGEGFEAGQTLKALERERCTAVHGVPTMFLAMVEHPDFRRFDLTSLRTGIMSGAPCPASLMERVMRDMHAGEITIAYGMTETSPVSFQTAITDPVHRRVSTVGRVQPHAEVKIVDEAGETVPVGQEGEICTRGYLVMQGYWDDPERTAEAIDAGGWMHTGDLGRFDDEGFCNIIGRVKDMVIRGGENIYPAEIEEFLRGHPDIADAQVFGVPDERFGEELCAWIVARASAKVTVESVRAFCEEQIAHYKIPRYVKSVTEFPMTVTGKARKIEMRQAMMAELGVKEARTA, from the coding sequence ATGACCGCGCCTCCTGGCGGCAGATCCCATGTGAAGGGGGCGAGCGTCCCGCCTCTGCGGCGGGAGACTGTGCCGGGATTTCTGGCGCGCGCCGTCCGCAAGTGGCCGGACCGGCCGGCGGCTGTCTTCGCCGCCGAGGGCGTGCGCTGGACCTGGGCCGAGTTCGCCGCCCGGGTCGACCGCTGCGCCGCCGGCCTGCTTTCTCTGGGACTCTACCGCGGCGACCGGGTCGGGATCTGGTCGCCCAACCGCTCCGAATGGCTGCTGGCGCAATTCGCCACGGCGCGGATCGGGCTGATCCTGGTCAACATCAACCCCGCCTACCGCCGCGCCGAGCTGGAATACGCCCTGAACAAGGTCGGCTGCGCGGCGCTGATCACCGCGGAGCGCTTCAAGAGCTCCGACTATGTCGGGATGCTGAACGACCTGGCGCCGGAGCTGGCGGACGCCGCGCCGGGCCGGTTGCGCGCCGAGCGGTTGCCGAAGCTGCGGACGGTGATCCATCTGGGCGCGGAGAAGCGGCCGGGCATGTACGCATGGGCGGATGTGATGGCGCGGGGCCGGACCGCCTATCGCAGCCGACTGGACGGCCTGTGCGGCCGGCTGAAGGCGGAGGACGCGATCAACATCCAGTTCACTTCTGGCACCACCGGCGCGCCCAAGGGCGCGACGCTGACCCATCGCAACATCGTCAACAACGGCTGTTTCGTCGGCCGGGCGATGAACCTGAGCGAGCAGGACCGGCTCTGCATTCCGGTGCCGCTCTACCATTGCTTCGGCATGGTGCTGGGCAACCTGGCCTGTGTGGCGCATGGCGCCTGCATGGTGTTCCCCGGCGAGGGCTTCGAAGCCGGCCAGACCCTGAAGGCCCTGGAACGCGAGCGCTGCACCGCGGTCCATGGCGTGCCGACCATGTTCCTCGCCATGGTCGAGCATCCGGATTTCCGCCGCTTCGACCTGACCTCGCTGCGTACCGGCATCATGTCCGGCGCGCCCTGTCCGGCCAGTCTGATGGAGCGGGTCATGCGCGACATGCACGCCGGTGAGATCACCATCGCCTATGGCATGACCGAAACCTCGCCGGTCTCCTTCCAGACGGCGATCACCGACCCCGTCCACCGCCGCGTCTCCACGGTCGGGCGCGTCCAGCCACATGCCGAGGTGAAGATCGTCGACGAAGCCGGTGAAACCGTGCCCGTGGGGCAGGAGGGCGAAATCTGCACGCGCGGCTATCTGGTCATGCAGGGTTACTGGGACGATCCCGAGCGGACGGCCGAGGCGATCGACGCCGGCGGCTGGATGCACACCGGCGATCTCGGCCGCTTCGACGACGAGGGCTTCTGCAACATCATCGGCCGGGTGAAGGACATGGTTATCCGCGGCGGCGAGAACATCTACCCCGCCGAGATCGAGGAATTCCTGCGCGGCCATCCCGACATCGCCGATGCGCAGGTCTTTGGCGTGCCCGACGAACGCTTCGGCGAGGAGCTCTGTGCCTGGATCGTGGCGCGGGCCAGCGCGAAGGTCACTGTCGAAAGTGTCCGCGCGTTCTGCGAAGAGCAGATCGCCCACTACAAGATTCCGCGCTACGTGAAGTCGGTGACCGAGTTCCCCATGACGGTGACCGGCAAGGCCCGCAAGATCGAGATGCGCCAGGCGATGATGGCCGAACTGGGAGTGAAGGAGGCGAGGACCGCGTGA
- a CDS encoding acyl-CoA dehydrogenase, which produces MDFDDTPEEAEFRKTARAWIAANAPKHLEPELKQAGFATSGITSMDPLVASREWQKKKYDAGWACLHWPKEYGGAAATPIQRVIWGQEEGVYAKLSSPFLIGQGMCGPTVMEWADEETKRRMLPPLASGEEIWCQLFSEPAAGSDLAGIRTRAEQQDNGDWIVNGQKIWTSGAHRAQYGLLIARTDPNVAKHKGLTMFFLDMRSEGVEVRPIRQANGDANFNEVFFTDVRIPDSQRLGRVGEGWRVSLTTLMNERLSIGSGMPTGFPEMFDFCMNAEIDGRPAVDDPAVRSRLANFAVRASGLKYTGMRAISALSKGETPGPENSIGKLVAGSMMQELAMFALDVQGQAGVMTGDDAEARGRFQAMLLRSPATRIEGGSDEILRNIIGERVLGLPGDIRVDKDVAFNEIPTSGKD; this is translated from the coding sequence ATGGATTTCGACGATACCCCGGAAGAGGCCGAGTTCCGCAAGACCGCCCGGGCCTGGATTGCGGCCAATGCGCCGAAGCACCTGGAGCCCGAACTGAAGCAGGCCGGCTTCGCCACCAGCGGCATCACGTCGATGGACCCGCTGGTCGCCTCCCGGGAATGGCAGAAGAAGAAGTACGATGCCGGCTGGGCCTGCCTGCACTGGCCGAAGGAGTATGGCGGCGCGGCGGCGACTCCGATCCAGCGCGTCATCTGGGGCCAGGAGGAAGGCGTCTACGCCAAGCTCTCCAGCCCCTTCCTGATCGGTCAGGGCATGTGTGGCCCCACCGTCATGGAGTGGGCGGACGAAGAGACGAAGCGGCGGATGCTGCCGCCGCTGGCCTCGGGCGAGGAAATCTGGTGCCAGCTCTTCTCCGAACCCGCGGCCGGCTCCGACCTGGCCGGCATCCGCACCCGCGCCGAGCAGCAGGACAATGGCGACTGGATCGTCAACGGCCAGAAGATCTGGACCTCCGGCGCGCACCGCGCCCAGTACGGCCTGCTCATCGCGCGCACCGACCCGAACGTGGCCAAGCACAAGGGCCTGACAATGTTCTTCCTGGACATGCGCTCGGAGGGCGTCGAGGTCCGGCCGATCAGGCAGGCCAACGGCGACGCCAATTTCAACGAGGTCTTCTTCACCGACGTGCGCATCCCCGACAGCCAGCGGCTCGGCCGGGTCGGCGAAGGCTGGCGCGTTTCGCTGACGACGCTGATGAACGAGCGGCTGTCCATCGGGTCGGGCATGCCCACGGGCTTTCCCGAGATGTTCGATTTCTGCATGAACGCGGAGATCGACGGCCGGCCGGCGGTGGACGACCCCGCGGTCCGCTCGCGGCTGGCGAACTTCGCGGTCCGCGCCTCGGGCCTGAAATACACCGGCATGCGGGCGATCAGCGCGCTGTCCAAGGGCGAGACGCCCGGGCCGGAGAACTCCATCGGCAAGCTGGTCGCCGGCTCGATGATGCAGGAACTCGCAATGTTCGCGCTCGACGTCCAGGGCCAGGCCGGCGTGATGACGGGCGACGACGCCGAGGCCAGGGGCCGCTTCCAGGCCATGCTGCTACGCTCACCCGCGACCCGCATCGAGGGCGGCTCCGACGAGATCCTGCGCAACATCATCGGCGAACGGGTGCTGGGCCTGCCCGGCGACATCCGCGTCGACAAGGACGTCGCCTTCAACGAGATCCCCACCAGCGGCAAGGACTGA
- a CDS encoding acyl-CoA dehydrogenase, whose protein sequence is MNLDFSDDQKMLRDHVRRFLTDRCPSSAVRAVLESDLTHDAQVYTGLAELGVLGAAIPEEFGGAGQGPLELCVVAEELGRALAPVPVASSIYLAADFIMTAGSEAQKRHWLPKLAAGEAIGCFAHGEAPGRTTVRNIATTATDGRVSGVKAPVADAGAADFAIVSVRNADGLSLRLVELNAEGVRVDTVDSIDPARKQARITFENAPSEPLGDGADGARTVETVLDRAAVLLAFEQIGGADRALETATEYARERMAFGRQIGSFQAIKHMLADMYVSATLARSNAYYGAWAISNGAAETPVAAATARVSATQAYQHCAKNNIQVHGGMGFTWAFDCHLHYRRANGLALALGPLSAWEDRLIEQMRNANASAA, encoded by the coding sequence TTGAACCTCGATTTCTCAGATGACCAGAAGATGCTGCGCGACCATGTGCGGCGCTTCCTGACCGACCGCTGTCCGTCCAGCGCCGTGCGCGCGGTGCTGGAGAGCGACCTGACCCACGACGCCCAGGTCTATACAGGACTGGCCGAACTGGGTGTGCTCGGCGCGGCGATCCCCGAAGAGTTCGGCGGCGCAGGCCAGGGCCCTCTGGAGCTCTGCGTGGTGGCGGAGGAACTGGGCCGGGCGCTGGCGCCCGTGCCCGTGGCCTCGTCGATCTATCTCGCCGCGGACTTCATCATGACCGCCGGCAGCGAGGCGCAGAAGCGCCACTGGCTGCCGAAGCTGGCCGCCGGCGAGGCGATCGGCTGCTTCGCCCATGGCGAAGCGCCGGGGCGCACCACCGTCCGGAACATCGCCACCACGGCCACCGACGGCCGCGTCAGCGGCGTCAAGGCGCCGGTCGCCGATGCCGGCGCCGCCGATTTCGCCATTGTCAGCGTGCGGAACGCCGACGGGCTGTCGCTGCGTCTCGTCGAACTGAATGCCGAGGGTGTGAGAGTGGACACCGTGGACAGCATCGATCCCGCCCGCAAACAGGCCCGCATCACCTTCGAGAACGCACCGTCGGAACCCTTGGGCGACGGCGCCGACGGCGCGCGGACGGTCGAGACCGTGCTCGACAGGGCCGCGGTGCTGCTGGCATTCGAACAGATCGGCGGCGCCGACCGGGCGCTGGAGACCGCGACGGAATATGCCAGGGAGCGCATGGCCTTCGGGCGGCAGATCGGCTCCTTCCAAGCGATCAAGCACATGCTGGCGGACATGTATGTCTCGGCGACGCTGGCGCGCTCCAACGCCTATTACGGCGCCTGGGCGATCTCGAACGGCGCGGCGGAGACCCCCGTCGCCGCGGCCACGGCGCGGGTTTCGGCGACGCAGGCCTATCAGCACTGCGCGAAGAACAACATCCAGGTTCATGGCGGCATGGGTTTCACCTGGGCCTTCGACTGCCATCTGCACTATCGCCGCGCCAACGGACTAGCCCTGGCTCTCGGGCCGCTGTCGGCCTGGGAAGACCGGCTGATCGAGCAAATGCGCAACGCCAACGCTTCCGCCGCCTGA